A stretch of Streptococcus chenjunshii DNA encodes these proteins:
- a CDS encoding peptide chain release factor 3, whose product MTVQDAIKKRRTFAIISHPDAGKTTITEQLLYFGGEIREAGTVKGKKTGTFAKSDWMDIEKQRGISVTSSVMQFDYDGKRVNILDTPGHEDFSEDTYRTLMAVDAAVMVVDSAKGIEAQTKKLFEVVKHRNIPVFTFINKLDRDGREPLDLLEELEDVLGIASYPMNWPIGMGKAFAGLYDLHHQRLELYKGEKRFAELAEGEQLFAANPFYEQVLEDVELLQEAGNAFSETAVLTGDLTPVFFGSALTNFGVQTFLDTFLEYAPEPHSHKTTEELEITPYDKYFSGFVFKIQANMDPRHRDRIAFVRIVSGEFEPGMSVRLTRTGKTLKLANVTQFMAESRESVGKAVAGDIIGVYDTGTYQVGDTLTAGRQLFAFEPLPTFTPELFMKVAAKNVMKQKSFHKGIEQLVQEGAIQLYTNYQTGEYMLGAVGQLQFEVFKHRMENEYKAEVVMTPMGKKTVRWLKPEDLDEKMSSSRNILAKDRFDQPVFLFENDFALRWFADKYPEVALEEKMS is encoded by the coding sequence ATGACAGTTCAAGATGCTATAAAAAAACGCCGTACATTTGCCATTATCAGTCACCCGGATGCTGGTAAAACGACTATTACTGAACAGCTTTTGTATTTTGGCGGTGAAATCCGTGAAGCAGGCACTGTGAAAGGGAAAAAAACAGGGACTTTCGCCAAGTCTGACTGGATGGATATAGAAAAACAACGTGGGATTTCTGTAACCTCCTCTGTTATGCAGTTTGATTATGATGGCAAACGTGTTAATATCCTTGATACACCAGGACACGAGGATTTTTCAGAGGATACCTACCGTACGCTTATGGCTGTAGATGCAGCTGTTATGGTTGTCGATTCTGCCAAAGGGATTGAGGCGCAGACTAAAAAACTTTTTGAAGTCGTCAAACATCGTAATATTCCTGTCTTTACTTTCATCAATAAGCTTGACCGCGACGGCCGTGAACCGCTGGATCTGCTGGAAGAGTTGGAAGACGTTTTAGGCATTGCCAGCTATCCGATGAACTGGCCAATTGGGATGGGGAAAGCGTTTGCTGGTCTTTATGATCTGCACCACCAGCGGCTGGAGCTTTATAAAGGAGAAAAACGCTTTGCAGAGCTTGCAGAAGGAGAACAGCTTTTTGCGGCGAATCCCTTTTATGAACAGGTCTTAGAGGATGTTGAGCTGTTGCAGGAGGCAGGTAACGCATTCTCGGAAACAGCTGTTTTAACTGGTGATTTAACGCCCGTCTTTTTTGGTTCAGCATTGACAAATTTTGGTGTCCAGACTTTTTTAGATACGTTTTTGGAATATGCTCCGGAGCCGCACAGCCATAAGACAACAGAAGAATTGGAAATCACTCCCTATGATAAATATTTTTCTGGCTTTGTTTTTAAAATTCAGGCCAATATGGATCCGCGCCACCGCGATAGAATTGCCTTTGTCCGTATTGTCTCCGGTGAGTTTGAACCCGGCATGAGCGTCAGGCTGACACGAACCGGAAAAACGCTCAAGCTGGCCAATGTCACCCAGTTCATGGCTGAGTCCAGAGAAAGTGTTGGCAAGGCAGTAGCAGGTGATATTATTGGTGTTTATGATACAGGAACTTACCAAGTCGGTGATACTTTGACTGCGGGCAGGCAGTTGTTTGCTTTCGAGCCGCTGCCAACTTTCACACCGGAGCTTTTTATGAAGGTTGCTGCTAAAAATGTCATGAAGCAAAAATCTTTTCATAAGGGCATTGAACAGTTAGTACAGGAAGGGGCTATCCAGCTTTACACCAATTACCAGACTGGAGAGTATATGCTTGGTGCAGTCGGGCAGCTTCAGTTTGAAGTATTTAAGCACCGTATGGAGAATGAGTACAAGGCAGAAGTGGTTATGACACCGATGGGTAAGAAGACCGTTCGCTGGCTTAAACCAGAAGATTTAGACGAAAAAATGTCTTCGAGCCGCAACATTTTAGCTAAAGACCGTTTTGATCAGCCTGTCTTTCTTTTTGAGAATGATTTTGCTCTGCGCTGGTTTGCCGATAAGTACCCGGAAGTTGCCTTAGAGGAAAAGATGTCTTAA
- a CDS encoding UDP-N-acetylmuramoyl-tripeptide--D-alanyl-D-alanine ligase, with product MKLSLHEVAKVVGGKNTISDFADIPLHHVEFDSRKVTEGDLFLPLKGRRDGHDFIAAAFAKGAAACLSEHSVEQGPYILVDDVLAALQKLAQYYLEKQRVDVIAVTGSNGKTTTKDMIAAILSTTYKTYKTQGNYNNEIGLPYTVLHMPDETEKIVLEMGQDRLGDIHLLSEIAKPRIAVVTLIGEAHLEFFGTREKIAQGKMQIADGMDSDGILILPADPILDELLPDNRTVIRFGQGEEIAVDSIVEQKNSLTFTTNLMDKPVTLPLSGKYNATNAVISAYVGKLLTVSDDDISAALGSISLTGNRTEWKKADNGADILSDVYNANPTAMKLILETFSNIPNNAGGKKIAVLADMKELGEDSVQMHSGIVTSLLPDVLDTLIFYGQDIAELAELAAQMFPPGKVYYFKKTEQEDQFAEMVQLLKTLLQPEDQILFKGSNSMHLEQAVAALER from the coding sequence ATGAAATTAAGTCTACATGAAGTCGCCAAAGTTGTTGGCGGTAAAAATACAATTTCGGATTTTGCTGACATTCCCTTGCACCATGTTGAATTTGACAGCCGCAAAGTGACAGAGGGAGATTTGTTTCTGCCTTTGAAAGGCAGACGTGACGGGCACGATTTTATTGCGGCAGCTTTTGCCAAAGGGGCAGCGGCTTGTTTATCGGAACATTCGGTTGAGCAGGGGCCTTATATTCTGGTTGACGATGTTTTAGCGGCTTTGCAAAAATTAGCCCAATATTATCTTGAAAAACAGCGTGTGGATGTTATTGCTGTAACAGGCTCTAATGGCAAGACAACGACAAAAGACATGATTGCAGCTATTTTATCGACAACCTATAAAACCTATAAAACACAGGGGAATTATAATAATGAAATCGGTTTGCCTTATACCGTTCTGCATATGCCGGACGAAACAGAAAAAATCGTTTTAGAAATGGGGCAGGACCGTTTAGGAGACATTCACCTTCTGTCGGAGATTGCCAAACCTCGAATTGCTGTTGTTACACTCATTGGGGAAGCGCATTTAGAATTTTTCGGTACGCGTGAAAAAATTGCTCAAGGGAAAATGCAAATTGCAGACGGAATGGATTCAGACGGAATTTTAATCCTTCCGGCTGATCCGATTCTTGATGAATTGCTGCCGGATAACCGGACAGTCATTCGATTTGGTCAAGGAGAGGAAATTGCTGTTGATAGCATTGTTGAACAAAAAAATAGTTTGACCTTTACAACTAATCTTATGGATAAGCCGGTTACTCTGCCGCTTTCAGGGAAATATAATGCAACCAATGCTGTTATCAGTGCCTATGTCGGAAAATTACTGACGGTTTCAGATGATGATATCTCTGCCGCTTTGGGGTCAATCAGTCTGACAGGCAACCGGACAGAATGGAAAAAAGCTGATAATGGGGCGGATATTCTTTCTGATGTCTATAATGCAAATCCTACTGCTATGAAGCTGATTTTGGAAACATTTTCCAACATTCCAAATAATGCTGGCGGCAAAAAAATTGCTGTTCTGGCGGACATGAAGGAATTGGGAGAAGATTCTGTCCAGATGCATAGCGGTATTGTTACTAGCTTGCTGCCGGATGTCTTGGATACACTTATCTTTTACGGTCAGGACATTGCCGAGCTGGCAGAATTAGCTGCTCAAATGTTTCCGCCAGGCAAAGTGTATTATTTTAAGAAAACGGAACAAGAGGATCAGTTTGCTGAAATGGTGCAGCTGCTAAAAACGCTTTTGCAGCCCGAGGACCAAATTCTTTTTAAAGGCAGCAATTCCATGCACTTAGAACAGGCAGTGGCAGCGCTGGAAAGATAG
- a CDS encoding PH domain-containing protein, whose protein sequence is MGIFSGLFGNASQRDKEKVKRQLQDILLPSEEVELAFVLIRDLIVFTEKRLILVDKQGVTGKKTSYKSIPYRAISRFTVETSGHFDLDAELKIWVSSAADPAEVLQFKSDCSVIDIQQALAAAVLK, encoded by the coding sequence ATGGGAATTTTTTCTGGTTTGTTTGGTAATGCTTCACAGAGAGATAAGGAGAAGGTTAAGCGCCAGCTTCAGGATATTCTGCTTCCTAGCGAAGAGGTAGAGCTAGCTTTTGTTTTAATTCGCGACCTGATTGTTTTTACAGAAAAACGTCTGATTTTAGTGGACAAACAAGGGGTAACAGGTAAAAAAACATCTTATAAATCTATCCCTTATCGTGCTATTTCTCGCTTTACAGTTGAGACATCGGGACATTTTGATCTGGATGCTGAATTAAAAATATGGGTTTCATCAGCAGCTGATCCGGCAGAGGTTCTGCAATTTAAGAGTGATTGCAGCGTTATTGATATTCAGCAGGCCTTAGCTGCAGCTGTTCTTAAGTAG
- a CDS encoding lysophospholipid acyltransferase family protein: protein MFYAYLRGLVAFLLWLVNGNAVYRHRERILSQSENYILVAPHRTWWDPVYLAFATKPKQFIFMAKKELFTNRIFGWWIRMCGAFPIDRENPGQEAIKYPVKVLKNSDRSLIMFPSGSRHSTDVKGGVAVIAKMAKVKIQPAVYGGPRSFKGLLKGEPIDINFGQAIDISDIKRMNDDGINEVADRVQRSFSQLDTENAEYGRTKKLNPLTYIYRLPLGLLAAVVVLLTLLFSYLASFVWNPEKHRK from the coding sequence GTGTTTTACGCTTATTTACGTGGTTTGGTGGCTTTTTTACTTTGGCTGGTTAATGGCAATGCGGTTTATCGTCACCGTGAACGGATACTGAGTCAAAGCGAGAACTATATTTTAGTTGCCCCTCACCGGACATGGTGGGATCCTGTTTATTTGGCTTTTGCGACAAAACCTAAACAGTTTATTTTTATGGCTAAGAAGGAGCTTTTTACCAATCGTATTTTTGGTTGGTGGATTCGGATGTGCGGCGCTTTTCCTATAGATCGGGAAAATCCAGGTCAGGAAGCTATTAAGTATCCAGTAAAGGTCTTAAAAAACAGTGATCGCTCCTTGATTATGTTTCCCAGCGGAAGCCGCCATTCCACAGATGTTAAAGGGGGAGTAGCGGTTATTGCTAAGATGGCTAAAGTTAAAATTCAGCCAGCTGTTTATGGTGGTCCGCGCTCATTCAAGGGGCTGCTTAAGGGAGAACCTATTGATATTAATTTTGGCCAAGCTATTGACATAAGCGATATTAAACGAATGAATGATGATGGTATTAATGAGGTTGCCGACCGTGTTCAAAGGAGTTTCTCTCAGCTTGATACGGAGAACGCTGAATACGGGCGGACAAAGAAGCTGAACCCGCTAACGTATATTTACCGCCTGCCTCTTGGCCTGCTGGCTGCTGTGGTGGTTTTACTAACCTTGCTGTTCAGCTATTTAGCCAGCTTTGTCTGGAATCCTGAGAAACATCGTAAATAA
- a CDS encoding GNAT family N-acetyltransferase: MDILSYRAADRNSILNYSLAPESLAFTRTPREALAYGRGRHGYYPYLCLADKQLVGFFVLDAGADKYRYTADSSGLLLRSFSVADPYRGKGYAKAILKQIPDFIAENFPQFKTVVLGVNKQNKIAVNLYRNHGFSETGRTYLNTKGRQLIMEMHLQ; encoded by the coding sequence ATGGATATTCTCAGTTATCGGGCAGCCGATCGAAACAGCATTTTAAATTATTCCCTTGCTCCTGAAAGTCTGGCTTTTACCCGGACACCCAGAGAAGCTCTGGCCTATGGCAGAGGTAGACACGGCTATTATCCTTATCTATGTTTAGCTGATAAGCAATTAGTTGGTTTTTTTGTTCTTGACGCCGGAGCTGATAAATATCGTTATACAGCTGATAGTAGTGGTTTGCTGCTGCGCTCTTTTTCAGTTGCTGATCCTTATAGAGGAAAGGGCTATGCTAAAGCTATTCTCAAACAAATTCCTGATTTTATCGCTGAAAATTTCCCGCAATTTAAAACAGTTGTTCTGGGAGTGAACAAACAGAATAAAATTGCTGTAAATCTTTATCGTAACCATGGTTTTTCAGAGACAGGCCGTACTTACTTAAATACAAAAGGTCGGCAGCTGATTATGGAAATGCATTTACAATAA
- a CDS encoding GIY-YIG nuclease family protein, whose protein sequence is MTKPILKNKERIDQLFSTDVKIIQNKDVFSYSVDSVLLSRFPKFPSKGLVVDLCSGNGAVGLFASTRTKAKIVEIELQERLADMGQRSIELNQLQDQVSMIEDNLNNLLAYVPRSGVDLILCNPPYFKTSKSSKKNLSPYYLLARHEITTNLEEICAVSQQALKSNGRLALVHRPDRFMEIIETLKKYKLAPKRIQFVYPKQNKEANMLLIEAIKDGSLDGLKILPPLVIHKDNGEYTDEVFAIYFGKETGPRAYMYVLECADGSLYTGYTTDLKKRLKTHNAGKGAKYTKGRLPVKLLYWESFNHKNAAMKAEKHFKQKTRAEKLAYIKDKTDTAI, encoded by the coding sequence ATGACTAAGCCGATTTTAAAAAATAAAGAACGGATCGACCAGCTTTTTTCCACTGACGTTAAGATTATTCAGAACAAAGATGTTTTCAGCTATTCCGTTGATTCTGTTCTCCTTTCCCGTTTTCCTAAATTTCCCAGCAAAGGCCTGGTTGTTGATTTATGCTCCGGCAATGGCGCTGTCGGTCTCTTCGCTTCAACTAGAACGAAGGCCAAAATTGTTGAGATTGAATTGCAAGAACGCTTAGCAGATATGGGACAGCGTTCTATTGAACTCAATCAGCTGCAAGATCAGGTTAGCATGATAGAAGATAATCTTAATAATCTGCTGGCCTATGTGCCGCGTTCCGGTGTCGATTTAATTCTCTGCAATCCGCCTTATTTTAAGACAAGTAAGAGCTCCAAAAAGAACCTCTCTCCGTATTATTTATTGGCCAGACATGAAATAACGACCAATTTAGAAGAGATTTGTGCGGTCAGTCAGCAAGCTTTAAAATCAAACGGAAGACTTGCTTTAGTACACAGACCGGATCGTTTTATGGAGATTATTGAAACGCTGAAAAAATATAAATTAGCTCCTAAACGTATTCAATTTGTTTACCCGAAACAAAATAAAGAAGCAAATATGCTCCTTATTGAAGCTATTAAGGATGGTTCGCTAGACGGTCTAAAGATTCTCCCGCCCTTGGTTATTCACAAAGACAACGGTGAATATACCGATGAAGTGTTTGCTATTTATTTTGGCAAAGAAACAGGACCGAGGGCTTACATGTATGTTTTAGAGTGCGCTGACGGCAGTCTCTATACGGGCTACACAACCGATCTTAAAAAGCGCCTTAAAACTCACAATGCCGGGAAAGGGGCAAAATACACCAAAGGCCGGCTGCCGGTTAAACTCCTTTATTGGGAGTCTTTTAATCATAAAAATGCAGCCATGAAAGCTGAGAAACACTTTAAACAAAAAACCAGAGCCGAAAAATTAGCCTACATAAAAGATAAAACTGATACTGCTATATAG
- a CDS encoding TIGR02206 family membrane protein: protein MLKAFLTTHSTEPPSISVFIYFLMMAALIGSIYASVKWHNRPYFVRLFKGIQLLQLISLYLWYSVCLIPISNSLPLYHCRLAMLAVLFLPDKTPAKQYFALMGFSGAIFALVYPVLDPYDSPHITGVSFIIGHYALLINSLNYLLNSYQKNQLSLSRITGYTFILNLLLVGVNHVTGGNYGILRHPPIIDNSHIWLNYLAVSFVLSLALVLFAFYFNHRKPNKSAAYSGKQSISE, encoded by the coding sequence ATGTTAAAAGCATTTTTGACAACACATTCTACTGAACCGCCTTCAATATCAGTGTTCATCTATTTTCTTATGATGGCCGCCCTGATTGGATCGATTTATGCGTCTGTCAAATGGCACAATAGGCCGTATTTTGTCCGTCTGTTTAAGGGAATTCAGCTGCTGCAGCTCATTTCCCTTTACCTTTGGTACAGCGTCTGTCTTATTCCTATTTCGAACAGCCTGCCGCTCTATCATTGCCGTCTTGCGATGCTGGCTGTGCTGTTTTTGCCAGACAAAACGCCGGCTAAACAGTATTTTGCGCTGATGGGATTTAGCGGAGCTATTTTTGCTTTGGTTTATCCTGTTTTAGATCCTTACGACTCCCCGCATATTACAGGAGTCTCTTTTATAATTGGCCATTACGCTCTTTTGATCAACAGTCTCAATTATCTGCTGAACAGCTATCAGAAAAATCAGCTGTCACTCAGCCGAATTACGGGCTACACGTTTATCCTGAATCTTTTGCTGGTAGGAGTCAATCATGTAACAGGGGGAAATTACGGAATTCTCAGACATCCTCCAATCATTGACAACAGTCATATTTGGCTTAACTACTTGGCTGTCTCTTTTGTGCTAAGTCTTGCCCTAGTGCTTTTTGCCTTTTATTTCAATCACAGAAAGCCCAATAAGTCCGCTGCTTACAGCGGTAAACAGTCCATTTCAGAATGA
- a CDS encoding DEAD/DEAH box helicase, translating to MKFTELKLSDNILAAVEKAGFTEPSPIQELTIPIALRGKDLIGQAQTGTGKTAAFGLPTLDKIDTDKNVIQALVVAPTRELAVQSQEELFRFGREKGVKVRSVYGGSSIEKQIKALKSGAHVVVGTPGRLLDLIKRKALKLSQVETLILDEADEMLNMGFLEDIEAIISYVPKERQTLLFSATMPDAIKGIGIKFMKDPEHVKVAAKELTTDLVDQYYIRVKEGEKFDTMTQLMDVDQPELSIVFGRTKRRVDELTRGLKLRGFRAEGIHGDLDQGKRLRVLRDFKNDNLDILVATDVAARGLDISGVTHVYNYDIPQDPESYVHRIGRTGRAGKFGQSITFVSPNEMGYLSIIERLTKKRMKGLKPPTAQEAFQAKKKVALRKIERDFADEAVRDRFEKFKGDAVKLAAEFTPEELALYILSLTVQDPEALPKVEIAREKPLPFKPSGGTFNDKGRSRDRKRGGRYDRRGRDGRREFKRVSNKNKKDFQNKNNKRPHRTSSEKKSGFVIRNKGER from the coding sequence GTGAAATTTACAGAATTAAAGTTATCAGATAATATTCTGGCAGCGGTGGAAAAGGCTGGTTTTACGGAACCCTCGCCTATTCAGGAATTAACCATTCCCATTGCTTTGAGAGGGAAGGATTTGATTGGGCAGGCTCAGACAGGGACAGGAAAAACAGCTGCTTTTGGACTTCCAACTCTTGATAAAATCGACACAGATAAAAATGTGATTCAAGCTCTTGTTGTTGCTCCGACACGTGAGTTAGCTGTACAAAGCCAAGAAGAACTTTTTCGCTTTGGCCGTGAAAAAGGTGTTAAAGTCCGCTCCGTTTATGGCGGTTCAAGTATTGAAAAACAAATTAAAGCTCTTAAATCCGGAGCCCATGTTGTTGTTGGGACACCCGGACGTCTCCTTGATTTGATTAAGCGCAAAGCATTGAAACTATCTCAAGTTGAAACGCTGATTTTAGATGAGGCTGATGAAATGCTGAATATGGGCTTTTTAGAAGATATTGAGGCTATTATCAGCTATGTCCCTAAAGAACGGCAGACACTGCTCTTTTCAGCTACTATGCCTGATGCTATCAAGGGTATCGGCATCAAGTTCATGAAAGATCCTGAGCATGTCAAAGTTGCAGCGAAAGAACTGACGACTGACCTTGTTGATCAATACTATATTCGGGTCAAAGAAGGGGAGAAATTTGATACAATGACTCAGCTAATGGATGTTGATCAGCCAGAGCTGTCCATTGTTTTTGGCCGTACTAAACGCCGTGTTGATGAGCTGACCCGAGGACTTAAGTTGCGTGGTTTTCGTGCAGAAGGTATTCACGGAGATCTTGATCAGGGCAAGAGACTGCGTGTCTTGCGTGATTTCAAAAATGATAACCTCGATATTCTGGTTGCCACAGATGTTGCAGCACGAGGTTTGGATATCTCTGGTGTGACTCATGTCTACAACTATGATATTCCTCAAGATCCGGAAAGTTATGTTCACCGTATCGGCCGTACTGGCCGTGCCGGTAAGTTTGGTCAGTCTATTACCTTTGTATCACCGAATGAGATGGGCTATCTCTCGATTATTGAGCGTCTGACAAAAAAACGCATGAAAGGCCTTAAACCGCCTACTGCTCAGGAGGCTTTTCAGGCTAAGAAAAAGGTTGCTCTCCGGAAAATTGAGCGCGATTTTGCGGATGAAGCTGTCCGTGACCGCTTTGAAAAATTTAAGGGGGATGCGGTTAAATTAGCGGCAGAGTTTACCCCGGAAGAACTGGCTCTTTATATTTTAAGCTTAACTGTTCAAGATCCGGAAGCCCTGCCTAAAGTCGAAATTGCCAGAGAAAAACCACTTCCATTTAAGCCATCTGGCGGTACTTTCAATGATAAGGGCAGAAGTCGAGACAGAAAACGCGGCGGCCGTTATGACCGCCGAGGCCGGGATGGCCGCCGTGAATTTAAGAGGGTTTCTAACAAAAATAAAAAAGATTTTCAAAATAAAAATAATAAACGCCCTCACCGGACTTCAAGTGAAAAGAAAAGCGGTTTTGTCATCCGCAATAAAGGAGAAAGATAG
- a CDS encoding PTS sugar transporter subunit IIA gives MMDKEIIELGITEIKTKEAALTYLASKLAEKGLVTENFTEAILEREKIFPTGLQLPGYGVAIPHTDTVYVRKPQIAVLTLKDPVSFIQMGTSDTEVAVDVIIMLAIKEVHKQVDILQKVIHLIQDTQTIGQIRTSLPQDKQTVANLLQQKIMF, from the coding sequence ATGATGGATAAAGAGATTATTGAGTTGGGAATTACAGAAATCAAAACAAAAGAAGCTGCTCTGACTTATTTGGCTTCTAAATTGGCAGAGAAGGGACTGGTTACAGAGAATTTCACTGAAGCTATTTTGGAGCGGGAAAAGATTTTTCCTACAGGTTTACAGCTGCCCGGTTATGGAGTAGCTATTCCTCATACTGATACAGTTTATGTCCGCAAACCACAGATTGCAGTTCTGACTTTAAAGGATCCGGTATCTTTTATTCAGATGGGGACAAGTGATACAGAAGTAGCTGTTGATGTTATTATTATGCTGGCAATTAAAGAAGTCCATAAACAAGTTGATATCCTTCAAAAGGTCATTCATCTTATCCAAGATACTCAAACAATCGGTCAAATCAGAACTTCATTGCCTCAAGACAAGCAGACTGTTGCCAATTTGCTGCAACAAAAAATAATGTTTTAG
- a CDS encoding BglG family transcription antiterminator, giving the protein MISINLRQLNILRDLAAGPRFISSHKIADKYGVSRKTVYTDLTVINDAIALFDIKIEKRPRMGIKLSVTDRQKPQLKAFIEKLQKKHIVLDQLQRQLQIIKELICGSGCINILDWSLLYFISEATVRRDCEKVAALIAEDQLELVKEHGCIYLRGKEENIRKFLRNYIIASFSIDEQNLIHNKDLIFFFSVSAIKKIIKITEKCERSYQFKIVRQYKSYLILDLLISVHRYKLGHFVITGDSLPDSKELQQFEVYLFSGELLSQALGSPISAIADGEIKNIAYSLLAVGYEINRLVENSEIKATVQQFIQKVSLLIGLDLTKDEHLLNMLLSHIYPMVFRLRHKVMLSNQTTEEIKKQYSVLYNLVWLAAKTLADQFDLEFTATEIAFLTIHFEIAAEKLTKPLLIYVICPHGLAMSELIMGQLSRVFSDYDNLVKLEWKNVNSETLAAADLIISSIDLEEMPDNYIKVSHIITDKEMDHIREQYARLTKGRRKNFSAFSNNRLSVRLMLERLLDNQVLLRKNCRSPEECITFLADHSLAQNRENPLYLQSILDREKLGSTSLYTGAALPHADPQHVCESQLVMMTLQKPVSWGGNLVKVVMLIAVAEKDETFCKEALISLYDKISDPDYIEMLWLAKDRQSFINQLLSEVSADDG; this is encoded by the coding sequence ATGATTAGCATAAATCTTCGTCAATTAAATATCTTACGTGATTTAGCCGCCGGCCCCCGTTTTATATCCAGTCATAAAATAGCTGATAAATATGGCGTATCCCGAAAAACGGTTTATACGGATCTCACTGTTATTAATGATGCGATTGCTCTATTTGATATAAAAATTGAGAAACGGCCGCGGATGGGAATTAAACTTAGTGTGACTGACAGACAGAAGCCCCAGCTTAAGGCCTTTATTGAGAAACTGCAAAAGAAGCACATCGTATTAGATCAGCTGCAGCGCCAACTGCAAATTATAAAAGAACTGATTTGCGGCAGCGGCTGCATCAATATTTTGGACTGGTCGCTGCTTTATTTTATCAGTGAAGCCACTGTCAGACGAGACTGTGAAAAAGTAGCCGCATTAATAGCTGAAGACCAGCTGGAATTGGTTAAGGAACACGGCTGCATCTATCTTAGAGGCAAAGAAGAAAATATCAGAAAATTTCTAAGGAATTATATTATCGCTTCTTTCAGCATCGATGAGCAGAATCTAATCCATAATAAGGATTTAATCTTTTTCTTTTCAGTCTCTGCTATTAAAAAAATAATAAAGATTACAGAGAAGTGTGAAAGGTCCTATCAATTTAAGATTGTCAGGCAATATAAAAGTTACCTGATTTTGGATTTATTAATCAGTGTCCATCGGTATAAACTGGGGCATTTTGTCATAACAGGAGACAGCTTGCCGGACAGCAAAGAATTACAGCAATTTGAAGTCTACCTCTTTTCAGGAGAATTGCTGAGTCAGGCTTTGGGAAGTCCGATAAGTGCTATTGCCGACGGTGAGATAAAAAATATTGCTTATTCGCTGTTAGCAGTCGGCTATGAAATTAACCGTCTGGTGGAAAATTCAGAGATTAAAGCAACTGTCCAGCAGTTTATTCAGAAGGTAAGTCTTTTAATCGGTCTTGATCTAACAAAGGATGAGCATTTACTGAATATGCTGCTGAGCCATATCTATCCGATGGTCTTTCGTTTGCGGCATAAAGTGATGTTAAGCAATCAAACGACTGAGGAAATCAAGAAACAATACAGTGTTTTATATAATTTGGTCTGGCTAGCAGCAAAAACACTGGCTGATCAGTTTGATCTGGAATTTACAGCGACAGAAATTGCTTTTCTAACCATTCATTTTGAAATTGCGGCTGAAAAATTAACGAAGCCGCTGCTTATTTACGTTATCTGTCCCCACGGTTTAGCGATGTCAGAACTGATTATGGGGCAGTTAAGCCGAGTGTTTTCAGATTATGATAACTTGGTCAAACTTGAATGGAAGAATGTAAACAGCGAAACACTGGCTGCAGCGGATCTGATTATCAGCTCTATCGATCTGGAAGAGATGCCTGACAATTATATTAAGGTCAGTCATATTATAACAGACAAAGAAATGGATCATATCAGGGAACAGTATGCTCGGCTGACAAAAGGCAGGCGCAAAAATTTTTCCGCTTTCTCGAATAACCGTTTATCTGTCAGACTGATGCTTGAAAGATTGTTGGATAACCAGGTTTTACTGCGGAAGAACTGCCGCTCACCTGAAGAATGTATCACATTTTTAGCCGATCATTCTTTGGCGCAGAATCGTGAAAATCCTCTCTATTTACAATCTATTTTAGATCGGGAAAAACTGGGGAGCACCAGTCTTTATACAGGAGCTGCGCTGCCTCATGCGGATCCGCAGCATGTCTGTGAATCACAACTGGTTATGATGACATTGCAAAAGCCTGTCAGCTGGGGCGGCAATTTGGTTAAAGTGGTTATGCTGATTGCCGTAGCAGAAAAAGATGAGACCTTCTGTAAAGAAGCTTTGATTAGCTTATATGACAAAATCAGCGATCCAGATTATATTGAAATGTTATGGCTGGCCAAAGACCGCCAAAGCTTTATCAATCAATTACTATCAGAGGTGAGTGCAGATGATGGATAA
- a CDS encoding PTS sugar transporter subunit IIB, translated as MKKLLIMCGSGIATSTVVAGKVRDWLEEKGYTDEVSLYQSKVAEEVNHIDDYDIVISTTVVPDSIKNKVIAGLPLLTGINVQAFWDELAEKLQN; from the coding sequence ATGAAAAAACTATTGATTATGTGCGGTTCTGGTATTGCTACCTCAACTGTTGTTGCTGGGAAAGTACGTGACTGGTTGGAGGAAAAAGGGTACACTGATGAGGTTTCCCTCTATCAGTCAAAGGTAGCAGAAGAAGTCAATCATATTGACGACTACGATATTGTTATCAGTACGACTGTGGTTCCAGACAGCATTAAAAATAAGGTTATTGCCGGTTTACCCTTGTTAACAGGGATTAATGTCCAAGCATTCTGGGACGAGCTGGCAGAAAAGCTTCAAAATTAA